DNA sequence from the Hyalangium ruber genome:
TCGTATGCGGCGTGGGATGCGCAGGGACACACGGTGAGCGCCCTCCGGACCGTGAACGTGGAGGACCGGACGGCTCCGACGCTCACGCTCAACGGGCCCGGGCACAGCGTGCATACGTGTGGCAGCCCGTGGGTGGACCCGGGCGCGAGCGCGACGGATGCATGCTACGGAAACCTGACGTCCCAGGTGGAGCGCTCGGGTGAGGTGAACGGCTGGGCCGCGGGCCAGTACACGGTGACGTACACGCTGACGGACAGCGGCGGGAACAGCGCCGCCCCCGTGACGCGCACCGTGGACGTCGTCGACTGTCCCTGGTGAGTCCCGGTACAGCCACCCGGGTAAAGGCATCCGTGTTGCAGCGGGCTAAACTCGGCCCGCTGCTGGCTTGTTCCCAAGGACTCCCAGACATGACACCCCGCGCGCGCTCCTCCCTACATCGCAAGCCCCTCTGGCTGGCATTGGCCTCGGCAGCCACGCTGCTCCTGCCCGGCAGCAGCCACGCGGTCGCCTCTTGCGCCGAGATTCGCGCGGGGAATCCCATTGCCGGGGACTCGACCTACACGCTCGGGCTCGGCGGCCAGCCGGTGGATGTGTTCTGCCACGACATGGCTGGCACGCCGCGGGAATACCTGACGCTGCCCAATACCGGGAGCGCCTTCAACTACACGCACTACGGTGTTAGCGATAACACGTCTCCTACCGGTCAGACGACGTGGTTCACCAAGGTGCGCTTCAACCCCGCGACACTCACGCTCCTGCTCGACGACACCACCTTCTCCACGAGCGAGGGCTGGATGCAATTCGGAGAATTGTATATCTACGTCAACCCGCTGGGGGGCGCGAGCGACTGCGTGACTTTCGGGTCCGTGACCGGCCGGGGCAACATCGACCTGAGGGGCACCCCCTTCGACATCGTGCTCGATCAGTTCGTGCTCGGTGGAAACGAACCCGCGGGCTCCGCTACCTTCAGCGGCACTCAGATCGTCAACCTCACGGGCGGTGGCTACTGCGGCGGCATCGGCGCCCGTGAGAACCGCTTGCGGCTCAACTTGCGGTCGGCTCCGGAGCGCGAGCCAGAGCTGGTCCACCGCTATGGCTTCACCACCAGCGGTGAAGACTCCGTGGGCGGCGCGCATGGCACCCTCGAGGGTGGCGCCACGATTGCCAACGGCGAGGTGGTCCTGCCCGGAGAGGGCGCCTACGTACACCTGCCCATCGGCGGAACCCTCTCCAAACTCCAGGATGCGACCTTCGAAATCTGGGTGAAGTGGAGCCATTCCGAGGCGCCGCTCTGGGGGCGCATCTTCGACTTCAACGACAACACGCAGCTTTCCATGTACCTGGCCTCGACCCAGTACTCGAAGCTCCTCTTTGGCATCACTGCCCCGCGTGAGCGCGAGGCGATGATGGTCGCGAGCCACTCCCAGTACCCGTGGGAAGAGCTCACCCATCTGGTGGTGACCATGGACCATACGGAAAGGATCACCCGCTTGTATGTCAATGGCCTGGAGGTGGCACGCGGGAGCACGGCGCTCACCCCGGCCAGCCTGGGCGCCACCCCGAACGCCTGGTTGGGCCGCTCGCTGGATCCGCTGACCCCCTTCTTCAAGGGTGCCATCTCGGAGCTCCGCATCTACCGGACGGTCCTGTCACCGAGCCGCATCGCTGCCCACTTCAACGCGGGGGATCTCCCGCGAGTGCTGGCGACAACCATCAGCGAAGGACCCGCCAACCCCACCAGCCAGGACGCCACCCCTTTCGTCTTCAACGCCAACGTGCAGGACCTCCGCTACCAGTGCAGCGTGGATGAGGCCCTCTTCCAGCCCTGCACATCTCCGTTCGTCCCCCCGTCCCTCAGCGACGGCTCACATACCTTTCGGGTCCAGGCGCGCGACACGATGGGCAACATCGAGCCCTCGCCCACCACCTACTCCTGGAGAGTGGACAAGACGCCTCCCGAGACGGGCTTCGCCTCGACTCCCGAGCCTGCTACCCGTTTGCGAAACCCCACCTTCTCGTTCACCTCCAACGAGTCCCGCATCACCTTCGAGTGCAGCCTGGACGGAGCGGCCTTCACCGAATGCCCTGGCGTCTTCCCTGCGCTGGACGATGGCGAACATCGGCTCGCCGTCCGAGCGCGCGACGAGGTAGGCAATGTGGACCCCGATGCAGCCCAGCATGCCTGGATGGTGGATACCGTGGCGCCTCTGGAGCCCGCTCTCCTGGAGCCAGCTCCGGGGCAGGAACTCTTCACGGCAAAGCCTGGCTTCTCCGGCACCGCCGAGCCCGGCACGAGCGTGACGCTCCTCATCGACGGCGTTGAGGCCGGCTCGGTTCGAGCAGACGATCAAGGCGTCTGGAGGAGCCTGCCCGAGGCTTCTCTTCCCTGGGGAGCGCACCGCGTCTCCGCCAAAGCCACCGACAAGGCTGGCAACATCGGTCCCCTTCTCCCCGAGGTACACTTCGCCACCTCACGGCGCAGCGCCTACGCCTTGGGCTGCGCTGCCGGCTCCACCTCATGGCAGGGCTCCTGGCCATGGGCCCTGCTGCTGCTCGGGCTCCTGAGGCCGCGCCCTCGTCCGCCGCATCGCGCTCCATTACATTGAGGCGGTAATGGCTGGCGGACAGGCTGCCACCCATCCGTCCGGGTGTACCGTGTCGTGATATGACGTGAAGAGGCTCTCTTCACGTCATGAGCGCACGCGCCTCCCTCTCCTGCAGCACCTGTGGCAACTCAGTGCCCGTGGGAGCGATGGTGTGCCCTCACGATGGAACGCTCGTCCCTGACGCGATGTTGGGCCAGCACCTCGGCGAGTACGTGGTGCGCCGGCATATCGGCAGCGGGGGCATGGGCATTGTCTACGAGGGTGAGCACCTCACCATCGGCCGCAAGGTCGCCATCAAGCTCATCCGCGAAGAGCAATCCCAGGGGGCCCATGCCCGCGGGCTGCTGGCCGAGGCCCGCGCGGCCAGCGCCATCCGCCACCACGGGATCATCGACATCTTCGGCTTCGGTCAGCAGCCGGGTGTCGGCCAGTATCTCGTCATGGAGTACCTGGAGGGCAGCCCCCTCAATGAGCGCCTCCAGGCCCACACGCCCCTGCCCCTTACCGAGGCCGTCGCGCTGCTCTGCGAGGTGCTCGACGCGCTCTCCGCCGCGCACGCCGTGGGCGTCATCCATCGGGACCTCAAGCCGAGCAATATCTTCGTTGCCCGGCAATCCAACGGGACCGAGTCCATCAAGGTGCTCGACTTCGGGCTCGCCAAGCGCAGCACCACCCCCCAGGGCACCATCCCGCAGACGCACTCGGACGTCGTCGTCGGCACGCCCCAGTACATGTCGCCAGAGCAGGCCCTCTGCGAGGCGGTGAGCCCCCAGACGGATCTCTATGCGGTGGGTGTCATCGCCTTCGAGCTGCTCACGGGGCAGCGGCCCTTCACCGGCCGCTCTCCCATGGAGATCGTCGCCCACCACCTGAAGACGC
Encoded proteins:
- a CDS encoding LamG-like jellyroll fold domain-containing protein gives rise to the protein MTPRARSSLHRKPLWLALASAATLLLPGSSHAVASCAEIRAGNPIAGDSTYTLGLGGQPVDVFCHDMAGTPREYLTLPNTGSAFNYTHYGVSDNTSPTGQTTWFTKVRFNPATLTLLLDDTTFSTSEGWMQFGELYIYVNPLGGASDCVTFGSVTGRGNIDLRGTPFDIVLDQFVLGGNEPAGSATFSGTQIVNLTGGGYCGGIGARENRLRLNLRSAPEREPELVHRYGFTTSGEDSVGGAHGTLEGGATIANGEVVLPGEGAYVHLPIGGTLSKLQDATFEIWVKWSHSEAPLWGRIFDFNDNTQLSMYLASTQYSKLLFGITAPREREAMMVASHSQYPWEELTHLVVTMDHTERITRLYVNGLEVARGSTALTPASLGATPNAWLGRSLDPLTPFFKGAISELRIYRTVLSPSRIAAHFNAGDLPRVLATTISEGPANPTSQDATPFVFNANVQDLRYQCSVDEALFQPCTSPFVPPSLSDGSHTFRVQARDTMGNIEPSPTTYSWRVDKTPPETGFASTPEPATRLRNPTFSFTSNESRITFECSLDGAAFTECPGVFPALDDGEHRLAVRARDEVGNVDPDAAQHAWMVDTVAPLEPALLEPAPGQELFTAKPGFSGTAEPGTSVTLLIDGVEAGSVRADDQGVWRSLPEASLPWGAHRVSAKATDKAGNIGPLLPEVHFATSRRSAYALGCAAGSTSWQGSWPWALLLLGLLRPRPRPPHRAPLH